GCTGATCATGGCGAAAGTGACGGTTACCGCGCTTGGCGGTGCCCTGGGTGGTCCCCACATACTGCCAGTTCGCTGCCCGATAACCGGTCCCCCGGAAGCGGGTCTGGTCCACAAAGGTTTCCAGCCGGACCAGGGGTTGGCAGGCCCGATCTTTCAGTCGGCCGTTAGCTTGGCGCCAGTCCCAGTGCTCGCACAGAGCCC
This region of Deltaproteobacteria bacterium genomic DNA includes:
- a CDS encoding DUF4338 domain-containing protein — protein: MSQSTYCIRGRQLGPDELETIRGVSERYWSQGRSAISRALCEHWDWRQANGRLKDRACQPLVRLETFVDQTRFRGTGYRAANWQYVGTTQGTAKRGNRHFRHDQPKAVFLYPLSRDFRERLNA